CTACACCCTCGACCTGGGTTCCCTGGTCGCGGGCAGCCGCTACCGCGGTGACTTCGAAGAGCGCTTGAAGAAGGTGCTCAAGGAGATCAACACCCGCGGCGACATCATCTTGTTCATCGATGAGCTGCACACGCTGGTCGGTGCGGGTGCCGCCGAGGGCGCCATCGACGCCGCGTCCATCCTCAAGCCGAAGCTGGCCCGCGGCGAGCTGCAGACCATCGGCGCGACCACCCTCGACGAGTACCGCAAGTACATCGAGAAGGACGCCGCCTTGGAGCGCCGGTTCCAGCCGGTCCAGGTGGGCGAGCCGACCGTCGAGCACACCATCAACATCCTCAAGGGTCTGCGCGACCGCTACGAGGCGCACCACCGGGTGTCCATCACCGACGGCGCGCTGGTCGCGGCCGCGACGCTGGCCGACCGCTACATCAACGACCGGTTCTTGCCGGACAAGGCGATCGACCTGATCGACGAGGCGGGCGCTCGGATGCGCATCCGCAGGATGACCGCTCCGCCGGACCTGCGCGAGTTCGACGACAAGATCGCCGAGGCGCGCCGGGAGAAGGAGTCCGCGATCGACGCGCAGGACTTCGAGAAGGCGGCGCGGCTGCGGGACAAGGAGAAGCAGCTCGTCGCCAAGCGGGCCGAGCGCGAAAAGCAATGGCGCTCGGGTGACCTGGACGTCGTGGCGGAGGTCGACGACGAGCAGATCGCCGAGGTGCTCGCCAACTGGACCGGTATCCCCGTCTTCAAGCTCACCGAGGAGGAGACCACCCGTCTGCTCCGTATGGAGGACGAGATCCACAAGCGGATCATCGGCCAGGAGGATGCCGTCAAGGCCGTCTCCAAGGCGATCCGCCGCACTCGCGCCGGCCTGAAGGATCCGAAGCGTCCGTCCGGCTCGTTCATCTTCGCCGGTCCGTCCGGTGTCGGTAAGACTGAGCTGTCCAAGGCGCTGGCGAACTTCCTGTTCGGCGACGACGACGCGCTCATCCAGATCGACATGGGCGAGTTCCACGACCGCTTCACCGCGTCGCGGCTGTTCGGTGCCCCTCCCGGGTACGTCGGCTACGAAGAGGGCGGCCAGCTCACCGAAAAGGTGCGCCGCAAGCCGTTCTCCGTGGTTCTGTTCGACGAGATCGAAAAGGCACACCAGGAGATCTACAACACCCTGTTGCAGGTCCTCGAGGACGGTCGTCTCACCGACGGCCAGGGGCGCACGGTCGACTTCAAGAACACCGTGCTGATCTTCACCTCGAACCTGGGCACCTCGGACATCTCCAAGGCCGTTGGTCTGGGCTTCACCCAGAGCAATGCCGAGGGCTCGAACTATGAGCGGATGAAGCTCAAGGTCAACGACGAGCTGAAGAAGCACTTCCGCCCCGAGTTCCTCAACCGCATCGACGACGTGATCGTCTTCCACCAGCTCACGACCGACCAGATCGTGCAGATGGTGGACCTGATGATCGGCCGTGTCGGCAGGCAGCTGAAGAACAAGGACATGGAGATCGAGCTGGCTCCGCAGGGCAAAGCGCTGCTGGCCAAGCGTGGTTTCGACCCTGTGCTCGGTGCCCGGCCGCTGCGCCGGACCATCCAGCGCGAGATCGAGGACCAGCTCTCGGAGAAGATCCTCTTCGGCGAGATCGGCCCCGGACAGACCATCGTGGTCGATGTCGAGGGCTGGGACGGCGAAGGTTCCGGCGAGGACGCCAAGTTCACCTTCACCGGCAAGGCGAAGCTGACCAAGGCTCCCGCCGAGGAGAAGCCCGAAGTCGTGCTGACCGGCGCGGCCGAAGGCTCCGCCGAGGCCGCCTCGGGCGACTGAATCGCAACGGAAAGGCCCGTGCACACCGGTTCCGGTGTGCACGGGCCTTTCCGTGTCCTGGTGCTGGGTGCGGCTGGTCGGCCAGGCCGTTTACGGCCTCGGGGTGAGTGAAAATATTCATGCTCAAAGACTGCGCCGCGCGGTATACCGCAGGTATCGGTCGCGCGTCGGCACTTGCAATGCACCGCGCCGCGTAGGTCAGCTACCCGGAACAGTGCTGTCCGCATCGGTTTACCGAATGCTTGCCGAGCAGCCTTTCCGCTCATCGGCGCGCGATTGCCGGAATATTGCTAGCTGCACGCGTCCGCCCAGATCCTACTGCCACCCCGGCCGGACCAGCCCGGATTCGTAGGCCATCACCACCAGCTGGGTCCGGTCGCGGCCATCGAGCTTGGTGAGAATGCGGCTGACGTGGGTGCGCGCGGTGGCCGGGCTCATGCGGAGGCGTTCGCCGATCTCCGCGTTGGTCAGGCCTTCGGCGACCAGAGTCATCACCTCGCGCTCGCGGTCGGTGAGTTCGGACAGGCTGGCCCGCGGCGGCGTCTTCGCGCGCGCGGAGAATTCCGCGATCAGCCTGCGGGTGACGCCGGGGGACAAGAGGGCGTCGCCCGCCGCCGCCACGCGGACCGCGCGCACCAGATCGGCCGGTTCGGTGTGCTTGACCAGGAACCCCGTCGCGCCGGAGCGCATCGCCTCGAAGACGTATTCGTCGAGTTCGAAGGTGGTCAGCACGACCACACGCACGTCGGCCAGCCTGGGGTCCTCGGCGATCATGCGGGTGGCGGCCAGGCCGTCCAGGATCGGCATGCGGATGTCCATCAGCACCACGTCCGGTCGGAGGCTGCGGGTCAGCCGCACGGCCTGTTCGCCGTTGTCCGCCTCGCCGGCCACCTCGATGCCGTCCTGCGCGTCCAGCAGCGCGACGAAACCGCCGCGCACCAGTGCCTGGTCGTCAGCCACCAGTACTCGGATGCTCGCCGTGGCTCCGGACTGCCCAGCCGTGGCTTCCAGCCGCGCGCTCTCATGGTCGTGCATCGAAGCCTCCTCTGCCATCGGCCGGTCGGTTCGCCGGTGAACCCTATTGCTTGCCTGAACCACCGGAGGCGCTCGGCTGCCCAGCGGTGGTGTGCTTCGTGGGGTCGCTCGGCGCTGTTGTGCCTGACTCCATCGCACGCGCAGGCAGCCGGGCAGCGACCCGGAATCCGCCGCTGGGGCGCGGGCCTGCTGTGAGCGCGCCGCCGAGTGCGTGCGCCCGCTCCCGCATGCCGATGATGCCATTGCCCCCGCTCGTGCCGGACCGCGACGGTGTACCCATCGGCCGGGTGTTGTCGACGGTGATGTCGACCGAGTCCGTGGCGTAGCGCACGGTCACCGTGGCGTCGGCGCCCGGAGCGTGCCGCAGCACATTGGTCAGCGACTCCTGGATGATCCGTGCCGCCGCCACATCGATGACGCTGGGCAGCTGCTGCGGGGTGCCGAGCACCCGGGTGTCGACCGTTCGTCCGGTCGCGCGAGCGCGCTGGAGCAGCTCGTCCAGGTCACCGATGCTCGGCGCGGGAGCGCGCGGTGCCCGTGCCGGTTCGGCGGTTTTGTCGGCCTGTTCGGGGCGGCCGTTGCCGATCGAGCCCTGTTCGCTCGCAGGCGAATTACGTCCATGGTGCTCGGGCCCCCGCCGGTTCCGGCGGCGGAGCGGGCCCTCGTCGGCGGCGGCCTCAAGCTCAGGCGGGGTGACCGTGTTACCGGGGCGAATCGTCTGCAGCAGGGCGTGTACCTCGGCGAGTGCGTCGCGGCTCGCGGTCTTGATCGCGGCCAGCGCCGACTCCGCCTGTTCCGGTTTCTTGTCGAGCAACTCCAGCGCCACCGAGGACTGCACATTGATCAGCGAAAGGCTGTGCGCCAGAACGTCGTGCAGCTCGCGCGCGATGGCTAAGCGCTCCTCGCTGGCCCGCCGTTCCCGCTGCGCCTCCTCATCCCTGCGTGCGGCCTCGGCCCGCTGCCTGCGCGCGACGAGCACCGCCTTACGCTGCCGAATCCCTTCGGCCACCGAGAGCAGCACGGCCAGCCATGCCATCAGCGCGAATATCTGCCACATATCGGCCTGCCTGCCGAGTAGCGCGGGAAGCGGCCAGACCAGGGCCAGGTAGCCGAGTGGGACGAGCGGGTAGGTCCACCACCGGGATTCGATGCTCGCTGCGGTGAGGAAGGCGATGATCAGCGAGACGAAGATCGGCCCGTACCCGTAGCCACGCAAGAAGTACGCCAGGCACGCGGTGAGGGCGACGACCAATACCGGCATCGGCTGCGCCCGCCGCCAGATCAGCGCCACCGGTCCGGCGAGCAGCAGCAGGTAACCGAGAACATCGAGGGAGTGCACCCCCGTCTGACGTATGTTCGCGAACGTGCCCCCGACCAGCTGAATCGCGGCTACGACAAGCGCGACCCCCCTGTCCCGGCCGACCGAGCTCCGATCCGTCATTCCTGCCACCCGCACCCACGTAGCCTATGCGGCTTGGCGATGATTCGACGTCCGCCTCGGAACGTATTTCGCGGATATCGGCTCACGATGGCAGAGCGGGTGCGGTCCGGTCGGCGGGGCAGCGCGATCCGCGCACCGCTGCGCCGGGCCGGGCCGATCGGAGTAGGTTCTAGCTGAATCGTCAAACGATCATCGGCGAAAGGACCGTGATGCCCACACGTACCGCGCGTACTGCTTGGACCGGCACTCTGCAGGAGGGTTCGGGACAGGTCGAGCTGGCCAGTTCAGGGGTCGGCAAGTACGACGTATCGTTCCCCAAGCGTTCCGCGGAGGAAGCCGACGGCACGACCAGCCCGGAGGAACTGATCGCGGCCGCGCACTCCTCCTGCTACGCGATGGCCCTTTCGGCGCAGATCGGCAACGCGGGTGGCACCCCGGAGAGCCTGGACGTCACTGCCGACGTCACCCTCGGACCGGACCCGGCGGGCGGCTTCCGGATCACCGGGATCAAGCTGACCGTCCGCGGTCGCGTCGCCGGCATCGGCGCCGATGCCTTCCAGGCCGCCGCTGAGGCCGCCAAGGCCGGCTGCCCCGTCAGCAAGGCCCTCGCTGGCGTCGACCACATCACCCTCGACGCGGCGCTGGCGTAGTTCGCAGCGCGGCTTGGTTCTTCGCACATTTTGTGTACAGGGTGTGCGGGGAGCCATGCGGTGGTGCGATGGTTCACCTTTTCCGGAAGTAGCGGCGTGCGGGGCGGGTGTGGAGGGCCGGGATAGCGACAAGTACGGCCGCTACGTGTACTGCCCGGAAAGCGCCGAGTAGGAACGATGCGGGTGTGAGGTCGATGAACACGTCGCCGAGTTCCTTCGCGGACAGCGCCGCGGCCAGCGGTTCGATGATCAGCGAGAGCAGGCCGAGCATGCCGATGCCCACGGTGAGCAGGAGGCGGGCCCAGCGGTCGCCATGCGTCATCCGAATGGCGAGGGCCAGAACCAGCAGGTAGATCGCCATGCGCAGGCCGAACCCGGTAGTCAGGCCCGCGGTGTCGGCTTCGTCGCGGGCGAGAGCAGGCGTGACTCGCCCGATTGCCTCTGCGACTCCCGCCAGCAAGGCGACGGCGAGCCCGACGAACGCGACGCGGACAGCGCGGGGTGGGGTGGCGGTCGGCCGTGCGGGCCGAACGGAGAAGACAGTGCCGGTCATGAGAACCGACACTGCCTTGCGAATTCCGGACGCGGATCAGCCCGCGGTAGGGATCGTGTCTCGTACCGCGGTATCGGTTCGCGTAGCGAATTCGGTGAGGGCCGCGAACCCGAGGGCCAGGCAGGCCCACAGCGTGGCTGTCTCGGCCAGCGACGCCACCCGGAACTGCCACAGCAGGGTGGCAGGGAAGTCCGCGCTCACCTCGTTCACGCCGGGCAGCAGGATGTAGCCGAGCGCCGTCACGAGGACGAACGCGGCAATGCCCCCGATCAGCCGGAACGTGGACAGTTGCGCGCGCAACACCTTGAACACGGACACCGCTGCCCCGACGGCCACGATGCCGAGCAGCACCGCCGCCAGCCAGAGCAGGGTGCGTTCGTTGATGGTGTCCGGATCGCCCACCGCCGGTGGGTTGGCCGGGTATTTGAAGAACGGCACCGCGACGATGGCGGCCCAACCGCCGACACCGAGCGCCAGCGCGAGCCTCGACCCGGACAGCGCGGTGTAGCGACGCGCGACATGCGCGACCGAGGCGTAGATGGCGCCGAGCGCGAGCCCGGCCAGCCCGAGCGCGAGGAACTGTCCGGCCTTCTGTCCGCTGCGGCTCACCAGGGGCTCTTCCTCGTCACCGTGCGAATGTCCGCCCGCCGGTTCGGCATGCGTGTGCTCGGCGGCCGAGCCGGCTTCTTCGATGGCGATCGCGGCGTCGATCTTGGGCTCGCCTACAACATAACCGACTGTCGCGGCCAGCAGACCGGCCACGAGCCCGGCCAGCAGGCCACGAAGCAACAGGGTCCGAAGCGAACCGATCAGTGGCACGGAAGCCCCAGCAGGTGGCGTCCATCGTGCATCAGCTCGTGCAGGTACATCCCGCTGCGCGAGATGACGCCCTGGTCGAAACCGACCAGGTATAGCGTGAGCAGTGCGAGAAGAACGACACCAACCGTGACGAGCACGGTGGCCAGGGAGTCGGTTGCCTGGCTGGGTGAATGCGCGATGGCCATTCGAGTCCTCCTTGGGATACGCGTCCCGTTGGGTGGTGACGCGATGGTGCCGGTGTCTGGCTTTCCGGCACCGGGGGCCCGGCGCATGGAACACAGTGGCGCGACCGCTCCGGAATCACACCGGAATTACCGCATCACCCTCGCGTTTGTCCTTCGAACTGTGACACTCGGAGGTACCCGGCGTCAATAGAATCGGCACGGCGGTACCACGCCGTCGGGAGTTCGCCGGGCAGGGCGAACCTGCCCGGCGGTAGGGCATTCGGGTCAGTTCGAAGACTTCGCGGTCACGTCGAGCACGACCTCGAACTCCAGCAGCGAGGCGCCCGTCGAGACCGGCTTCTGGCGCTCGCCCGCGTGCGCCTCGCGCGCGGGTCCGTCCCGCCATGCCGCGAAGGATTCCTCCGAATCCCACTGGGTGACAACGAAATATCGGTTGTCCCCAGCGACTGGGCGCAGCAGCTGGAACCCGAGGAAACCGGGTGACCCCTCGACCGCGTGCGCACGGTGGGCGAACCGCTTCTCCAGCTCGGGGCCCGCGCCCTCGGGAACCTCGATCGCGTTGATCTTCACAACAGCCATGTGATCCAAGCTAGCCGCTGCCGCCGAGCGGTTGCTCGGTGCCTCGTATTGTCGAACCGATGTTGCATGACGAAGGCGGAGCAGGCGTGCCGATCCTGCTGCTACACGGGCTGATGGGCAGCGCGCGGACCTGGCGTGACCAGCTGGACTGGCTGCGGGAATACGGCCACGTCTACACCTTCGACGCCGCAGGGCACGGCAGGCCCGCGCTCGAGGAACTGACCACCGAGGCCTTCGTGGCGGACCTAGCCGCGAGCACCGCCGAGATCACCGATCCGATGGTGCTGATCGGGCATTCGATGGGCGCGCTGCACGGCTGGGTGTTCGCCGCGACGTACCCCGAGCGGGTGCGGGCCCTGGTGGTCGAGGACATCGCACCGGATTTCACCGGCCGCACCGCCGCGAACTGGGCCGCGATGATCGAAGCATGGCCGCAACCATTTCCCGACGCCGATGCGGTGTTGTCGTTTTTCGGGCCGGTTGCCGGGCGGTATTTCCTGAATTCGTTCGAGCACGGGCCGGACGGATACCGACTGCACGGCTCGGTCGCCACCTTCCGCGATATCTCCGAGGAGTGGGGGACTCGCGACTTCTGGGAGCAATGGCGCGCTGTCCGGGTCCCCGCCCTGTTGCTCGAGGGCGAGAACACCATCACTCCACCGGGACAGATGCGGCGAATGGCCGCCGCTCATCCGGACGCCGACTACGTGGTGGTCCCGGACGCAGGACATCTGGTGCACGACGACCAGCCAGGGCGCTACCGAACGGAGGTCGAGCGCTTCCTGCGTCGCGTACTCGGTGGCTAGCTATGACCTCGACCGGACTCGGTCGAGTCCGTGCCGGTCAGGCGTGCTGCCGGAGTGTGCTCGAACCGTCGGGGGTCGGTCCGGTCGAACTCGGCTCAGGCGATTCCAACGCCGGGCCCACCCTCGCCCGCGAGCGCGAAAAGCCCATCGGCTGTCTGTTCGATCAGGCCGTCGACCAGCAGGGAATCCAGCGCTCGGTCGCGCTGGCCCGGGTTACGGGTCCAGGCTAGATCGAGGCGCACGCGCTCGACCGGTCCGCTGGCGTCCCGCAGGACGTCCAGCAGGCGACCCCGTGCCTGACGGTCGGTGCCCTCGTACTTCTGGGTGCGGCGTACGACATCGGTCACTGGTCGGCCCGCGACGACCCAGGCACAGCGTGGCAGCGGGCAACGCGAGCAATCGGGGGTGCGCGCGGTGCACACGGTCGCGCCGAGTTCCATCAGGGCCGCGGAGAACACGGCGGCGCGGTCGATCTGTCGCGGCAGCAGCGCTTCGGTCTCGGGCAGGTCGCGCGAGGACGGGTTGCCCGCTTCAGCGCGTCCGTGTACGGCCCTGGCAACCACCCT
The DNA window shown above is from Nocardia sp. NBC_01730 and carries:
- a CDS encoding ATP-dependent Clp protease ATP-binding subunit encodes the protein MFERFTDRARRVVVLAQEEARMLNHNYIGTEHILLGLIHEGEGVAAKSLESLGISLEGVRSQVEEIIGQGQQAPSGHIPFTPRAKKVLELSLREALQLGHNYIGTEHILLGLIREGEGVAAQVLVKLGADLNRVRQQVIQLLSGYQGKEPVESGSRGEAGTPSTSLVLDQFGRNLTQAALEGKLDPVIGRSKEIERVMQVLSRRTKNNPVLIGEPGVGKTAVVEGLAQAIVNGEVPETLKDKQLYTLDLGSLVAGSRYRGDFEERLKKVLKEINTRGDIILFIDELHTLVGAGAAEGAIDAASILKPKLARGELQTIGATTLDEYRKYIEKDAALERRFQPVQVGEPTVEHTINILKGLRDRYEAHHRVSITDGALVAAATLADRYINDRFLPDKAIDLIDEAGARMRIRRMTAPPDLREFDDKIAEARREKESAIDAQDFEKAARLRDKEKQLVAKRAEREKQWRSGDLDVVAEVDDEQIAEVLANWTGIPVFKLTEEETTRLLRMEDEIHKRIIGQEDAVKAVSKAIRRTRAGLKDPKRPSGSFIFAGPSGVGKTELSKALANFLFGDDDALIQIDMGEFHDRFTASRLFGAPPGYVGYEEGGQLTEKVRRKPFSVVLFDEIEKAHQEIYNTLLQVLEDGRLTDGQGRTVDFKNTVLIFTSNLGTSDISKAVGLGFTQSNAEGSNYERMKLKVNDELKKHFRPEFLNRIDDVIVFHQLTTDQIVQMVDLMIGRVGRQLKNKDMEIELAPQGKALLAKRGFDPVLGARPLRRTIQREIEDQLSEKILFGEIGPGQTIVVDVEGWDGEGSGEDAKFTFTGKAKLTKAPAEEKPEVVLTGAAEGSAEAASGD
- a CDS encoding response regulator transcription factor codes for the protein MHDHESARLEATAGQSGATASIRVLVADDQALVRGGFVALLDAQDGIEVAGEADNGEQAVRLTRSLRPDVVLMDIRMPILDGLAATRMIAEDPRLADVRVVVLTTFELDEYVFEAMRSGATGFLVKHTEPADLVRAVRVAAAGDALLSPGVTRRLIAEFSARAKTPPRASLSELTDREREVMTLVAEGLTNAEIGERLRMSPATARTHVSRILTKLDGRDRTQLVVMAYESGLVRPGWQ
- a CDS encoding sensor histidine kinase; the protein is MTDRSSVGRDRGVALVVAAIQLVGGTFANIRQTGVHSLDVLGYLLLLAGPVALIWRRAQPMPVLVVALTACLAYFLRGYGYGPIFVSLIIAFLTAASIESRWWTYPLVPLGYLALVWPLPALLGRQADMWQIFALMAWLAVLLSVAEGIRQRKAVLVARRQRAEAARRDEEAQRERRASEERLAIARELHDVLAHSLSLINVQSSVALELLDKKPEQAESALAAIKTASRDALAEVHALLQTIRPGNTVTPPELEAAADEGPLRRRNRRGPEHHGRNSPASEQGSIGNGRPEQADKTAEPARAPRAPAPSIGDLDELLQRARATGRTVDTRVLGTPQQLPSVIDVAAARIIQESLTNVLRHAPGADATVTVRYATDSVDITVDNTRPMGTPSRSGTSGGNGIIGMRERAHALGGALTAGPRPSGGFRVAARLPARAMESGTTAPSDPTKHTTAGQPSASGGSGKQ
- a CDS encoding OsmC family peroxiredoxin translates to MPTRTARTAWTGTLQEGSGQVELASSGVGKYDVSFPKRSAEEADGTTSPEELIAAAHSSCYAMALSAQIGNAGGTPESLDVTADVTLGPDPAGGFRITGIKLTVRGRVAGIGADAFQAAAEAAKAGCPVSKALAGVDHITLDAALA
- a CDS encoding CbtA family protein, which codes for MPLIGSLRTLLLRGLLAGLVAGLLAATVGYVVGEPKIDAAIAIEEAGSAAEHTHAEPAGGHSHGDEEEPLVSRSGQKAGQFLALGLAGLALGAIYASVAHVARRYTALSGSRLALALGVGGWAAIVAVPFFKYPANPPAVGDPDTINERTLLWLAAVLLGIVAVGAAVSVFKVLRAQLSTFRLIGGIAAFVLVTALGYILLPGVNEVSADFPATLLWQFRVASLAETATLWACLALGFAALTEFATRTDTAVRDTIPTAG
- a CDS encoding CbtB domain-containing protein; the encoded protein is MAIAHSPSQATDSLATVLVTVGVVLLALLTLYLVGFDQGVISRSGMYLHELMHDGRHLLGLPCH
- the mhuD gene encoding mycobilin-forming heme oxygenase MhuD — protein: MAVVKINAIEVPEGAGPELEKRFAHRAHAVEGSPGFLGFQLLRPVAGDNRYFVVTQWDSEESFAAWRDGPAREAHAGERQKPVSTGASLLEFEVVLDVTAKSSN
- a CDS encoding alpha/beta fold hydrolase, with product MLHDEGGAGVPILLLHGLMGSARTWRDQLDWLREYGHVYTFDAAGHGRPALEELTTEAFVADLAASTAEITDPMVLIGHSMGALHGWVFAATYPERVRALVVEDIAPDFTGRTAANWAAMIEAWPQPFPDADAVLSFFGPVAGRYFLNSFEHGPDGYRLHGSVATFRDISEEWGTRDFWEQWRAVRVPALLLEGENTITPPGQMRRMAAAHPDADYVVVPDAGHLVHDDQPGRYRTEVERFLRRVLGG
- a CDS encoding A/G-specific adenine glycosylase, translating into MRAVRNEIDADTLLDWYRETARDLPWRRPGVTAWQILMSEIMLQQTPVVRVEPIWREWVARWPVPSAMAASSSAEVLRAWGKLGYPRRALRLHECSRALAAEHDDAVPADVDVLLGLPGIGAYTARAVACFAYGQRVPVVDTNVRRVVARAVHGRAEAGNPSSRDLPETEALLPRQIDRAAVFSAALMELGATVCTARTPDCSRCPLPRCAWVVAGRPVTDVVRRTQKYEGTDRQARGRLLDVLRDASGPVERVRLDLAWTRNPGQRDRALDSLLVDGLIEQTADGLFALAGEGGPGVGIA